A stretch of Anaerohalosphaeraceae bacterium DNA encodes these proteins:
- the mraY gene encoding phospho-N-acetylmuramoyl-pentapeptide-transferase — MIYHLCELLQIYRIGFYAYEDVLFRAVIAALTSWGLTFWMGPKVIRWLMRKKIGDRPEFHHAALNELMKDRANTPTMGGIIILTGILTSTLLWSKLTNPFMHKAVILVLFFGWIGGLDDYWKLTGKIAGQSRDGLLAWQKLVYQLGGSFLVAWFLYSDMRELEDARLLWLPFYKHGIPLAGWMFVILSMLYITATSNAVNLTDGMDGLASGCIGIVSTVLVILCYIASEAMGRATTMTWAGYLLLPRVPGAGELCIFFAAITGSILGFLWYNCHPAQVFMGDIGSLPLGAAMGYGAIVTRNEILLLLIGGVFVMELGSVILQVGYFKYTKYKYSAGRKLFKCAPIHHHFHLSGWSEPQVVVRFWLLSIAFAILALATLKLR, encoded by the coding sequence TTGATTTATCATCTTTGCGAACTTTTACAGATTTACCGCATCGGTTTTTATGCCTATGAGGATGTTCTTTTTCGGGCGGTCATAGCGGCCCTGACCAGCTGGGGGCTGACATTCTGGATGGGGCCGAAGGTGATTCGCTGGCTGATGCGCAAGAAAATCGGCGACCGGCCTGAGTTTCATCATGCTGCTCTCAATGAACTGATGAAAGACCGCGCCAATACCCCGACGATGGGCGGCATTATCATTCTGACCGGAATTTTAACCAGTACACTTCTGTGGTCCAAACTGACCAATCCGTTTATGCACAAGGCGGTGATTCTGGTGCTCTTCTTCGGCTGGATTGGGGGGCTGGATGATTACTGGAAGCTGACCGGAAAAATCGCCGGACAAAGCCGGGACGGTCTGCTGGCCTGGCAGAAACTGGTTTATCAGCTGGGCGGCTCCTTCCTGGTAGCGTGGTTTTTGTATTCGGATATGAGGGAGCTGGAGGATGCGCGGCTTTTGTGGCTTCCGTTTTATAAGCACGGCATCCCGCTGGCGGGCTGGATGTTTGTGATCCTGTCGATGCTGTACATTACCGCCACGAGCAATGCGGTGAATCTGACGGACGGGATGGACGGACTGGCCTCGGGCTGCATCGGGATTGTTTCGACGGTGCTGGTGATTCTCTGCTATATTGCCTCAGAGGCGATGGGACGGGCCACCACGATGACCTGGGCGGGATACCTGCTGCTGCCGCGGGTGCCCGGGGCGGGGGAGCTGTGCATTTTCTTTGCAGCGATTACCGGCTCCATTCTGGGTTTCTTGTGGTACAACTGTCATCCGGCGCAGGTGTTTATGGGCGATATCGGGTCGCTGCCGCTGGGGGCGGCGATGGGCTATGGGGCGATTGTGACCCGTAATGAAATCCTGCTGCTGCTGATTGGAGGGGTCTTTGTCATGGAACTGGGCAGCGTGATTCTGCAAGTCGGCTATTTCAAATATACCAAATATAAATACTCGGCCGGACGCAAACTGTTTAAATGTGCACCGATTCATCACCATTTCCATTTGAGCGGCTGGTCGGAACCCCAGGTGGTAGTGCGGTTCTGGCTTCTGTCGATTGCGTTTGCGATTCTGGCGCTGGCGACTCTGAAACTGCGGTAA
- a CDS encoding glycosyltransferase family 39 protein yields the protein MQSKTLFWSAGAVLLVLSFGFQGVRGIWQPDEGYYIGTAVNMDLNRDYLVPRLGEEIFLDKPPLLYWGILAGLKLFGYSEFSARFFLGLCYALTCLTVFELGRSFTGRLQDGFSAAMVYATMILPFSAANFLTMDTPLTLFTTLSMAAFWKSTRPKEPRKTLWKILLCAAVGLGFLTKGPAVLIPCGAMFVYLLVRREVMAYLRGWWLPAGILVFALLGFSWYLFVSLRIPGAAKYLFISQVWGRLVSDAYQRNPGLKGALIYLPVLLLGTLPWSVEWFRHPDGIRRFFRWEGWKRLTANPSSLFLACWICVPMTVLTLASSKLGLYALPVFPALALASARLIPAWFEKSTWILSPEGRKGLAFAAIWCVLLLGVRAGMGFVPIRNDCRALWEELKPYLPSGQYEIAAVGERVDGLWFYGAMEVENISRDDTPYPAFMLSETMEEEVQEMREDVFPHLFLLPNSKSLPKIKTALERSGWRIEEIPLLHGRRLLICTPPENRLEVVQPVDSSSASSFSKPAASAE from the coding sequence ATGCAATCCAAAACACTCTTCTGGTCAGCAGGGGCGGTTCTTTTGGTTTTATCCTTCGGGTTTCAGGGGGTTCGCGGCATTTGGCAGCCCGACGAAGGATATTATATCGGAACGGCCGTCAATATGGATTTGAACCGGGATTATCTGGTTCCTCGACTCGGAGAAGAAATCTTTCTGGACAAACCGCCTCTGCTGTATTGGGGTATTTTGGCCGGTCTGAAACTCTTCGGATACAGCGAATTTTCTGCACGGTTTTTCCTCGGACTGTGCTATGCACTCACCTGTTTGACAGTCTTTGAGCTCGGTCGGTCGTTCACGGGCCGTCTGCAGGATGGTTTTTCGGCTGCGATGGTTTATGCCACGATGATTCTTCCGTTTTCGGCGGCCAATTTTCTCACAATGGACACACCGCTGACGCTGTTTACAACCCTGTCGATGGCGGCTTTTTGGAAAAGCACCCGTCCGAAAGAGCCCCGAAAGACCCTTTGGAAAATCCTGTTGTGTGCGGCGGTCGGGCTGGGATTTCTGACCAAAGGGCCGGCGGTTCTGATTCCGTGCGGGGCGATGTTTGTTTATCTGCTCGTCCGCCGAGAAGTGATGGCCTATCTGCGGGGATGGTGGCTGCCCGCGGGGATATTGGTTTTCGCTCTTCTTGGTTTCAGCTGGTATCTTTTTGTGAGTTTGCGGATTCCCGGCGCAGCAAAGTATCTGTTTATCAGTCAGGTCTGGGGCCGGCTGGTTTCGGATGCGTATCAGAGAAATCCGGGTCTGAAGGGGGCTTTGATTTATCTGCCGGTTTTGCTGCTGGGGACCCTGCCGTGGAGTGTGGAGTGGTTCCGTCATCCCGATGGAATTCGGCGATTTTTCCGCTGGGAGGGGTGGAAGCGTCTGACCGCAAACCCTTCTTCTTTGTTTTTGGCCTGCTGGATTTGTGTTCCGATGACGGTGTTAACCTTGGCCAGTTCCAAATTGGGACTTTATGCTCTGCCGGTGTTTCCGGCCCTGGCGTTGGCTTCGGCGCGGCTGATTCCGGCCTGGTTTGAAAAATCAACATGGATTCTTTCACCGGAGGGGCGGAAAGGGCTTGCTTTTGCTGCGATTTGGTGTGTTCTGCTTTTGGGTGTGCGGGCGGGAATGGGGTTTGTGCCGATTCGTAATGACTGCCGGGCTCTTTGGGAGGAGCTGAAGCCGTATTTGCCGAGCGGACAATATGAAATTGCAGCCGTCGGGGAACGGGTGGACGGTCTTTGGTTTTACGGGGCAATGGAAGTCGAAAATATCTCCCGGGACGATACACCTTATCCTGCTTTTATGTTGTCGGAAACGATGGAAGAGGAAGTTCAGGAGATGCGGGAGGATGTTTTTCCTCATTTGTTTCTGCTTCCGAATTCCAAATCCCTGCCGAAAATAAAAACGGCTTTGGAACGAAGCGGCTGGAGGATAGAGGAGATTCCCCTCCTGCACGGCCGCCGGCTGCTGATCTGCACTCCGCCTGAGAATCGGCTGGAAGTTGTGCAGCCGGTTGATTCATCTTCAGCGAGTTCTTTTTCAAAGCCGGCCGCCTCTGCGGAATAA
- a CDS encoding glycoside hydrolase family 2 TIM barrel-domain containing protein, translating into MNTNQSKTKTAAQRVFLFLLLLISFGPEKAKADASPRIVLDFDWDWKFLKEDAAGAQQTDFEDSAWRMVNLPHDWSIEGPYSRQWASGTGYLPGGIGWYRKTFTAPSDWKNKTVLIEFDGVYKNSEVWLNGQFLGKRPFGYIGFQYDLTDHLLFDSPNVLAVRVDHSDFADSRWYTGSGIYRHVRLIITDKLRILPWGVFIQSKPLEGEKAAVSIETALLNGRTQAARIQIVSSIFDAQNRCISRQQDSQTIQPGKQIIHRRHFTLENIRLWSPDNPVLYRLETAIVEDGKPVDQIDTPFGIRSIRFDPNEGFFLNGQNLKIKGVCLHHDGGPLGAAVPEKLWQFRLTQLKEIGCNAIRTSHNPPAPELLDLCDRMGFLVMDEAFDEYTPPKKKWIEGWNKGTPGFDGYGKVFEEWAVRDIQDMVRRDRNHPSIILWSIGNEIDFANDPFSHPSMGAEYKPDQPPAENLTKLARPLAEAVRALDSTRPITAALANAAVSNLVGFADLLDVVGYNYQEQRYAQDHQQYPSRCILGSENSMSFAAWKAVLENPYVSGQFLWIGYDYLGEAAGWPVRSWTRGLFDLCNLKKPIAWQRQAWWSDKPMVYLAAISGADGFRRGAEPQSHWNWPAGSTVTVLIYSNCQEVELILNGKSLGVSAPLSVPERTIRRPVPFESGTLTAVGRNGGKEVCRYTLTTAGAAEQIRLIPDCTMLRADGRDIALVEFFITDANGTVVPSASDSVSFDIRGPGRILAVGNGDPACHENHKGKTYPAYRGRGLLIVQSERQPGTIEIKAAGGELKPAVLTLKSQEK; encoded by the coding sequence ATGAACACAAACCAATCCAAAACAAAAACCGCTGCCCAACGGGTATTTCTTTTTCTTCTGCTGCTCATTTCATTCGGTCCTGAAAAGGCGAAAGCAGACGCATCGCCCCGAATCGTCCTGGATTTCGACTGGGACTGGAAGTTTCTCAAAGAAGACGCTGCCGGTGCACAGCAGACCGATTTTGAAGACAGCGCCTGGCGGATGGTCAACCTGCCGCACGACTGGAGCATTGAGGGCCCCTACAGCCGGCAATGGGCCAGCGGCACCGGCTATCTGCCCGGCGGCATCGGCTGGTACCGCAAGACCTTCACCGCCCCGTCGGACTGGAAAAACAAGACTGTTCTGATTGAATTTGACGGCGTCTATAAGAACTCGGAGGTCTGGCTGAACGGACAGTTTCTCGGCAAACGCCCCTTCGGCTATATCGGCTTTCAGTACGACCTGACGGACCATCTGCTCTTTGACAGCCCCAATGTGCTGGCCGTCCGCGTCGATCATTCCGATTTTGCCGACTCGCGCTGGTACACCGGCTCCGGCATCTACCGGCATGTGCGGCTGATTATTACCGACAAGCTCCGCATCCTGCCCTGGGGCGTTTTTATCCAATCCAAACCGCTGGAGGGCGAAAAGGCCGCCGTGTCTATCGAGACCGCCCTGCTGAACGGCCGAACGCAGGCCGCCCGCATCCAAATCGTTTCCTCCATCTTTGACGCCCAAAATCGGTGCATCAGTCGGCAGCAGGATTCACAAACCATCCAGCCCGGCAAACAAATCATCCACCGCCGGCATTTCACCCTCGAAAACATCCGGCTCTGGTCGCCGGACAACCCGGTTCTCTATCGGCTGGAAACCGCTATTGTCGAGGACGGAAAACCCGTTGACCAAATCGACACCCCCTTCGGCATTCGTTCGATTCGTTTTGACCCCAACGAAGGATTCTTCCTGAACGGTCAAAACCTGAAAATCAAGGGGGTTTGCCTTCACCACGACGGCGGCCCGCTCGGGGCGGCTGTGCCGGAGAAACTCTGGCAGTTCCGCCTGACCCAGCTGAAGGAAATCGGCTGCAACGCCATCCGCACCAGCCACAACCCGCCGGCGCCGGAGCTGCTGGACCTGTGCGACCGGATGGGATTTCTGGTGATGGATGAGGCCTTTGATGAATATACCCCGCCCAAGAAGAAATGGATTGAGGGCTGGAACAAAGGCACGCCCGGCTTTGACGGCTACGGCAAGGTCTTCGAAGAATGGGCCGTCCGCGATATTCAGGATATGGTTCGCCGCGACCGCAATCACCCTTCGATTATCCTCTGGAGCATCGGCAACGAGATTGACTTTGCCAACGACCCGTTCTCGCATCCGTCAATGGGGGCGGAATATAAGCCCGACCAGCCGCCGGCGGAAAACCTGACCAAGCTGGCCCGCCCGCTGGCCGAAGCCGTCCGTGCCCTCGACAGCACCCGGCCCATCACGGCCGCCCTGGCCAACGCCGCCGTCTCCAACCTCGTCGGGTTTGCCGACCTGCTGGATGTCGTCGGCTACAATTATCAGGAACAGCGGTACGCCCAGGACCACCAGCAGTACCCCAGCCGCTGCATCCTCGGAAGCGAAAACAGTATGTCGTTTGCCGCCTGGAAAGCCGTGCTGGAAAATCCTTATGTCTCCGGGCAATTTCTCTGGATTGGTTATGATTATCTGGGCGAGGCCGCCGGCTGGCCCGTCCGCAGCTGGACGCGGGGGCTCTTTGACCTGTGCAATCTGAAAAAACCCATCGCCTGGCAGCGGCAGGCCTGGTGGTCCGACAAGCCGATGGTCTATCTGGCTGCCATATCCGGCGCAGACGGTTTTCGGCGGGGAGCGGAGCCGCAAAGCCATTGGAACTGGCCGGCCGGCTCAACCGTTACGGTGCTGATTTACTCAAACTGTCAGGAAGTGGAGCTGATTCTCAACGGCAAATCGCTGGGTGTTTCCGCCCCCTTGAGTGTGCCCGAGCGAACCATCCGTCGGCCGGTGCCCTTTGAAAGCGGCACGCTGACCGCCGTCGGCAGAAACGGGGGAAAAGAGGTCTGCCGGTACACCCTCACCACCGCCGGTGCCGCCGAGCAAATCCGTCTGATTCCCGACTGCACCATGCTGCGGGCCGATGGAAGAGACATCGCTCTGGTGGAGTTTTTCATTACAGACGCAAACGGAACCGTTGTGCCGTCCGCTTCAGATTCCGTATCCTTTGACATCCGCGGCCCGGGGCGAATTCTGGCGGTTGGCAACGGCGACCCCGCCTGCCACGAAAATCACAAAGGAAAGACATATCCCGCCTACCGCGGACGCGGCCTGCTGATTGTTCAGTCGGAAAGACAGCCGGGAACCATCGAAATCAAAGCCGCCGGCGGGGAGTTGAAACCGGCTGTGCTGACGCTGAAGTCCCAGGAAAAATAG
- the secA gene encoding preprotein translocase subunit SecA, with protein sequence MAITSLNRWLLKLFGSRNERLVRAYMQTAKAAGEYEQAVAALTDEELKNKTAEFKQRLQNGARPEEILPEAFAVVREAARRTVKMRHFDVQLVGGNVLYEGKIAEMATGEGKTLVATLAAYLVHLTGKHVHIVTVNDYLAKRDAEWMGPIYRALGLTVGAIQADMDTVGPERRNQYACDITYGTNNEFGFDYLRDNMKLSLEQMVQGPLEYAVIDEVDSILIDEARTPLIISGPAFDDVSRYKKADSVARQLVSRQKQIYSSMLSRLGEQDYLRQRAASAGKSEKDLSEMLAKFRYDPFDLDEEEAELLGIPQLFVVKKDSKSVHLTHEGIGTAQELAGVGSFFTGSNMDWPHMLEQALRAHVVFEREKDYVVLDGKVIIVDEFTGRLMHGRQWSDGLHQAVEAKENVQIKEETQTLATITLQNFFKLYEKIAGMTGTAATEAEEFLKIYKLEVVVIPTNRPCIREDRDDLIYKTEREKFNAIVEEIYRTSTAGRPVLVGTVSIEKSEALSAALSRRHGLEHEVLNAKQHAREAAIVEKAGQQHTAPDGSKRGNITIATNMAGRGTDIKLAPEVLWEVIQSEPSPEEKGVQIYTLRQNGTGKTLTVKSNEPLAEVFQLRRGDRWVGGLHIIGTERHEARRIDNQLRGRAGRQGDPGSSVFFLSFDDDLLRIFSPEWVIKALSMPIMGWEEGMPIQHRRISKGIEKAQKKVEERNFEIRKNLLEYDEVMDYQRKIFYARRRSLLKGEDLQGIIESMLEAVIDKALHIMLDPLYPYRCIAEWAKNEFSVELDARQIEGMEAEEIEERIKEAACKNLSSEISIALGEYLEDYTDPATWKLDALTRWAMSAFKVNLSVSKLRQMSAEEIEETLIDSACQLVRKKDAARLADFLREDFARQSLRTWTRNKFDIDLPADVLGEKKKEQIRSILLEKVREKYIRRQIEYPVEFAMNMAFGPQGPNVYGMEALVEWANRRYQIGLTLEEVQTAKPQDLYQKLLACSERYYRGGLEEDIARMTEQAASLEQLAQQAAERFAARFDPNQWSDKQQAQADILTAARAFLRRELSELEKYVLLQIHDAAWKDHLYAMDRLKESIMLRAYAEKDPKIEYKHEGYQMFEQMLESIDDKVTDVIFRVRLVEPAAQRRSVWTISQAQHDQVGQFEMAQRQQAAAQAPQGEVKVKTIRLEQPKVGRNDPCPCGSGKKYKKCCGQNA encoded by the coding sequence ATGGCAATCACCAGTCTGAATCGATGGCTTCTGAAACTCTTCGGCTCCCGCAACGAACGTCTGGTACGCGCTTATATGCAGACGGCCAAAGCCGCCGGGGAATATGAACAGGCCGTTGCAGCCCTGACGGATGAAGAATTAAAAAACAAAACCGCAGAGTTCAAGCAACGGCTTCAAAACGGGGCCCGTCCGGAAGAGATTCTGCCGGAGGCCTTTGCGGTGGTGCGGGAGGCCGCACGACGGACCGTCAAGATGCGGCACTTTGATGTCCAGCTGGTCGGCGGAAATGTCCTTTATGAAGGGAAAATCGCGGAAATGGCTACCGGTGAAGGAAAAACGCTGGTGGCCACGCTGGCGGCCTATCTGGTTCACCTGACCGGAAAACACGTTCACATTGTTACGGTCAACGACTATCTGGCCAAACGCGATGCGGAATGGATGGGCCCTATCTATCGGGCCCTGGGCCTGACGGTCGGCGCCATTCAGGCGGATATGGACACCGTCGGCCCCGAACGGCGGAACCAGTACGCCTGCGATATTACGTACGGCACCAACAATGAATTCGGCTTTGACTACCTTCGCGACAATATGAAGCTGTCGCTGGAGCAGATGGTGCAGGGGCCGCTCGAATATGCTGTCATCGACGAAGTTGACTCCATTCTGATTGACGAAGCCCGAACCCCTCTGATTATCTCCGGCCCGGCCTTTGACGATGTATCGCGTTATAAAAAAGCCGATTCGGTCGCCCGCCAGCTGGTCAGCAGACAAAAACAGATTTATTCCTCCATGCTCAGCCGGCTCGGAGAGCAGGACTATCTGCGGCAGCGGGCGGCATCGGCCGGAAAATCCGAAAAAGACCTGTCCGAAATGCTCGCCAAGTTCCGCTATGACCCGTTTGACCTCGACGAGGAAGAAGCGGAACTGCTGGGTATTCCGCAATTGTTTGTCGTCAAGAAGGATTCCAAGTCCGTTCATCTGACCCATGAAGGCATCGGGACCGCACAGGAGCTGGCCGGTGTCGGCTCATTCTTTACCGGCTCCAATATGGACTGGCCCCACATGCTCGAGCAGGCCCTGCGGGCTCACGTGGTTTTTGAGAGGGAAAAGGACTACGTGGTCCTGGACGGCAAGGTCATTATCGTCGATGAGTTCACAGGGCGTCTGATGCACGGCCGGCAGTGGTCGGACGGGCTTCATCAGGCCGTGGAGGCCAAAGAAAACGTCCAGATTAAGGAAGAAACCCAAACGCTGGCCACCATCACCCTGCAGAACTTTTTTAAATTGTATGAAAAAATCGCCGGAATGACCGGCACCGCCGCCACAGAAGCGGAGGAGTTTCTGAAGATTTACAAACTGGAAGTAGTCGTCATTCCCACCAACCGTCCCTGCATCCGCGAAGACCGCGATGACCTGATTTACAAGACCGAACGCGAGAAATTCAACGCCATCGTGGAGGAGATTTACCGCACGAGCACGGCGGGCCGTCCGGTTCTGGTCGGCACAGTCAGCATTGAAAAAAGCGAGGCCCTTTCGGCGGCGCTGTCCCGACGGCACGGTCTGGAGCACGAGGTCCTCAATGCCAAGCAGCACGCCCGCGAAGCGGCTATCGTCGAAAAAGCCGGCCAGCAGCATACCGCCCCGGACGGCTCCAAACGCGGCAACATCACCATCGCCACCAACATGGCCGGACGCGGCACCGACATCAAACTGGCCCCCGAAGTCCTTTGGGAGGTTATTCAATCCGAGCCGAGTCCCGAAGAAAAAGGCGTTCAGATTTATACCCTCCGCCAGAACGGAACCGGCAAAACGCTCACCGTCAAATCGAACGAGCCGCTGGCGGAGGTCTTCCAGCTGCGCCGCGGCGATCGGTGGGTCGGCGGACTGCATATCATCGGCACCGAACGCCACGAGGCCCGCCGCATCGACAACCAGCTGCGGGGACGTGCCGGACGTCAGGGCGACCCGGGCTCGAGCGTCTTTTTCCTGAGTTTTGATGACGACCTGCTGCGGATTTTTTCTCCGGAATGGGTCATCAAGGCCCTCTCGATGCCGATTATGGGCTGGGAGGAGGGAATGCCGATTCAGCACCGGCGCATCAGCAAAGGCATTGAAAAGGCGCAAAAGAAGGTCGAGGAACGCAACTTTGAAATCCGCAAAAACCTGCTCGAATACGATGAGGTGATGGATTATCAGCGAAAGATTTTTTATGCCCGGCGCCGCAGTCTGCTCAAAGGCGAAGACCTTCAGGGCATTATAGAGTCGATGCTCGAGGCCGTCATCGACAAGGCCCTGCATATTATGCTCGACCCGCTGTATCCGTACCGATGCATCGCAGAATGGGCCAAAAATGAATTCTCCGTGGAGCTGGACGCCCGTCAAATCGAAGGGATGGAGGCGGAGGAAATCGAGGAACGCATCAAAGAAGCCGCCTGCAAGAACCTGTCCAGTGAAATCTCAATCGCCTTGGGGGAATATCTCGAAGATTACACAGACCCCGCCACCTGGAAACTGGATGCCCTGACCCGCTGGGCCATGAGCGCCTTTAAGGTCAATCTGTCGGTCTCCAAACTGCGGCAGATGTCCGCCGAAGAAATCGAGGAAACGCTGATTGACTCGGCCTGCCAGCTGGTGCGTAAGAAAGACGCCGCCCGTTTAGCCGATTTCCTCCGGGAGGATTTTGCCCGGCAGAGCCTGCGGACCTGGACGCGAAACAAGTTTGACATTGACCTGCCGGCCGATGTGCTCGGAGAGAAGAAAAAAGAGCAGATTCGTTCGATCCTGCTGGAAAAGGTGCGGGAAAAATATATCCGACGGCAAATCGAATACCCGGTCGAGTTTGCCATGAATATGGCCTTTGGTCCGCAGGGGCCGAATGTGTACGGAATGGAAGCCCTTGTCGAATGGGCCAACCGCCGCTACCAAATCGGCCTGACCCTCGAAGAGGTTCAGACGGCCAAACCGCAGGACCTTTACCAGAAACTGCTGGCCTGCAGCGAGCGGTATTATCGGGGCGGTCTGGAGGAGGACATCGCCCGGATGACGGAACAGGCCGCCTCCCTCGAACAGCTGGCGCAGCAGGCCGCCGAGCGGTTTGCAGCTCGCTTTGACCCGAATCAGTGGTCTGACAAACAACAGGCCCAGGCGGACATCCTGACGGCTGCGCGGGCCTTCCTCCGCCGGGAACTGAGCGAGCTGGAAAAATATGTGCTGCTGCAGATTCACGATGCGGCCTGGAAAGACCACCTGTACGCGATGGACCGGCTCAAAGAAAGCATCATGCTGCGGGCGTACGCGGAGAAAGACCCCAAGATTGAGTACAAACACGAGGGGTATCAGATGTTCGAGCAGATGCTCGAATCGATTGACGACAAGGTGACGGATGTGATTTTCCGGGTGCGGCTGGTTGAACCGGCGGCCCAGCGGCGCAGCGTCTGGACCATCAGCCAGGCCCAGCATGACCAGGTCGGCCAGTTCGAGATGGCCCAGCGTCAGCAGGCCGCCGCCCAGGCCCCGCAGGGTGAAGTCAAGGTCAAAACCATCCGTCTCGAACAGCCCAAAGTCGGACGCAACGACCCCTGCCCGTGCGGCAGCGGAAAAAAATACAAAAAATGCTGCGGACAAAATGCCTGA
- a CDS encoding LysM peptidoglycan-binding domain-containing protein: protein MRQLAIMGVLLLAAAAVGFGLGFLASKPKINAARAETEEVRIQLQNLELQSQQKQRAADDEIAKLRAELMRTRNDLTRANTDLIKARTDLAQMKTALEQIAASGSASQPAAEPDKAVVSVSSPTAPSTSAPAAASPAAAAPSSSSPSPASSSAAPAGTREYVIKEGDSLWKIAATQLGNGTRYKEILQLNPHLSSNKPLEVGSKIRIPAK, encoded by the coding sequence ATGCGTCAATTAGCGATAATGGGTGTCCTGTTATTGGCAGCTGCTGCAGTGGGGTTTGGCCTCGGTTTTCTGGCCTCCAAACCCAAAATCAATGCGGCTCGGGCGGAAACGGAAGAAGTCAGAATCCAGCTGCAGAATCTGGAGCTGCAGTCGCAGCAAAAACAGCGGGCGGCGGACGATGAAATCGCCAAATTGAGGGCGGAATTAATGCGGACCCGCAATGACCTCACGCGGGCCAATACCGATTTAATCAAGGCCAGGACCGATTTGGCTCAGATGAAGACGGCTCTCGAACAAATAGCGGCTTCCGGCTCGGCTTCCCAGCCCGCTGCAGAACCGGACAAAGCCGTTGTCTCCGTTTCCTCTCCGACAGCACCCTCGACTTCGGCTCCTGCGGCCGCTTCCCCTGCTGCGGCGGCGCCGAGCTCCTCTTCTCCCTCGCCCGCTTCCTCTTCAGCGGCACCGGCGGGGACCCGTGAATATGTGATCAAAGAAGGGGACAGTCTCTGGAAGATTGCCGCCACCCAGTTGGGCAACGGGACCCGATATAAGGAAATTCTCCAGTTGAACCCGCATCTTTCTTCCAATAAACCCCTGGAGGTTGGCTCCAAAATTCGAATTCCGGCCAAATAG
- a CDS encoding PQQ-binding-like beta-propeller repeat protein, whose translation MSKYYLPWLVPLMLTAAGAGLLSGWIYSYYHLSVPMRLPGEDGRPDVSVPQADAGKTKQGHLETFDGIPSKSAGMWPTFRGFNYDAVSTESVPLIRSFPSGGPKELWRVSLGEGYAGPAVRNGRVYLIDYDMDRQADAIRCFSLEDGREIWRYSYPVAVKRNHGMSRTIPAVDDRFVVTMGPRCDVTCLDADTGRFRWAIDLVREYGTQEPLWYAGQCPRIEEGKAILAPAGKDVLMMAVDCESGQVVWKTPNPRRWQMTHSSILPITLEGRRMYVYCAVGGVAGIAADDGTLLWETDAWTLRIHVPTPVWLGDGRLFFSAGYNKGSMMMRLIRQQDVFVPEILFSLRPEVFGSDQQTPIFYQGFLYGVRPNKEMVCLDTDGKIRWSSGPQNKFGLGPYIIADGLIIVLNDDGVLSLIEARPDEFVLLARAKVLEGHESWAPPALVEGRLIVRDFTTMKCLDLRRQE comes from the coding sequence ATGAGCAAATATTATCTGCCTTGGTTAGTGCCCCTGATGCTGACAGCCGCCGGAGCGGGTCTGCTGAGCGGCTGGATTTATTCTTATTATCATCTGTCGGTCCCGATGCGTCTGCCCGGAGAGGATGGGCGGCCGGATGTTTCCGTGCCGCAAGCAGATGCCGGCAAAACCAAACAGGGGCACCTGGAGACATTCGACGGGATTCCCTCCAAGTCTGCCGGGATGTGGCCGACTTTTCGCGGCTTCAATTACGATGCCGTCAGCACCGAATCAGTTCCTCTGATCCGTTCATTTCCTTCCGGCGGTCCGAAAGAGCTGTGGCGTGTTTCTTTGGGGGAAGGATATGCAGGACCTGCTGTACGGAATGGGCGGGTCTATCTGATTGATTATGACATGGACCGTCAGGCCGATGCGATTCGCTGTTTTTCTCTGGAGGATGGGCGGGAAATCTGGCGGTACAGCTATCCGGTTGCGGTGAAGCGCAATCATGGAATGAGCCGAACGATTCCGGCGGTGGATGACCGATTTGTTGTGACGATGGGGCCGCGCTGTGATGTAACCTGTCTGGATGCGGATACGGGGCGGTTTCGCTGGGCAATTGACCTGGTCAGGGAATACGGGACCCAGGAGCCGCTCTGGTATGCCGGGCAGTGCCCGCGGATTGAAGAGGGGAAAGCTATCCTGGCTCCGGCGGGAAAAGACGTCCTGATGATGGCGGTGGATTGTGAAAGCGGGCAGGTTGTCTGGAAAACCCCCAATCCGCGCCGCTGGCAGATGACGCATTCGTCCATTCTTCCAATTACGCTGGAGGGGCGCCGAATGTATGTCTATTGTGCCGTCGGCGGTGTTGCCGGAATTGCTGCTGATGATGGAACGCTCCTGTGGGAAACGGATGCCTGGACGCTCCGCATCCATGTTCCTACACCCGTCTGGCTCGGGGACGGCCGGTTATTTTTTTCCGCCGGCTACAATAAAGGCAGTATGATGATGCGTCTTATCAGGCAGCAGGATGTTTTCGTCCCGGAGATTTTGTTTTCTCTCCGGCCGGAGGTGTTCGGCTCGGACCAGCAGACGCCTATCTTCTATCAGGGATTTTTGTATGGTGTCAGGCCGAATAAAGAGATGGTTTGTTTGGATACAGACGGCAAAATCCGTTGGTCCAGCGGACCGCAGAACAAATTCGGACTGGGGCCCTATATCATAGCAGACGGTCTAATTATTGTCCTGAATGATGACGGCGTTTTGTCTTTAATTGAGGCCCGCCCCGATGAGTTTGTTTTGCTGGCCAGGGCCAAGGTGCTGGAGGGGCACGAAAGCTGGGCCCCGCCTGCTTTGGTTGAAGGACGTTTGATTGTGCGAGATTTCACAACTATGAAATGCCTGGACTTGCGAAGGCAGGAATAA